From the Hevea brasiliensis isolate MT/VB/25A 57/8 chromosome 13, ASM3005281v1, whole genome shotgun sequence genome, the window ataaaaaaatataattaattaaaatttaattatttaatataaaccTTTAACacctattaagttatatttaataaaatttaataatatttttaaattttatataaaaatattcaagCAATATAATGTATAAAAATTTCTATAATATATAATTCTCTTTTTTAgtttttatgaaatattaagcatacattaacaaaaatataaatataccaaaataaaaaatttataattactaaattaactcaattaattttgattttaatgacTTTTTATGAGATTTTAAGTTCAATTTCATatactaataataaaaaaaagattaattaaataattgaatctGTCGAGTCAAATCGGTTTAATCGTTGGATCAATTTATTATCTGATTTAATTATAAACTCGAACTAATTTAAAGGATAATTCACTAATTCAACTGGTTGATTTGGTTTAGATTTAATAACTATGGTTCTTATTATCTTATTGGATCAAAGTTCTATGTTAtattattaacatataatattaatttaattataaacttaaaggtaatataataaaaaatataataaaaaatataataataagtttaaaaatataaatgggtgaaaaagtttaaaaattaaaataaattaataataaatacaaattagtttattaaatttaattcatttaaaatttattattttacttttaaaaaaataattgatttgtatatattttattttaatttttcataatttaaaataatgttaacttgcataataaaattgtatattatttataaaattagaaaataaaataatttttgaaatgaatttttgttaatcattataaaatttttatttttattatattgaaattttaaaattttattgtcatataatttaatccaaaaaattttaaaacctatttaattttttatttatttaataattttttttatttaatgataaattttaatatgttaaattttattgttcattaacataaataattttattatttaaaaatttattttgaaataaaatattttattataaaataatatctttaaattaaaaattttaaattacctTTAAATGCTAGCTGTGCAGTGATATGGTtggatttgattaattaattaagttcaaTAATCCTCATAGttttaaaagataaattaaaatttaaatcagaattaattgaataaaaattaagtaacactttttatttttattattaattttttgaaaaaattagAATTATTATTTAACTGAATTTGTTACTGTTTTCATAAATAACTTATTACATAATTTGTTAAAAGATATCTATAAATTGCAGATAATTGCTACACGCGCCCTCTTGCGCCCTAAACATACAGAGCCCTCTCTCTTTGTCTGAAGATGTTAATGTCGGCGCGGAGGATTTTCACAAGTGCTGGGAGGTTCTTCCACTTTCAACTGCAAATGGAAATGGGTATCATTCAATCTCCATCCTTATTATTTGCCAATTACTTTCATTCTTCTACTTCCATGCATGTTCCtaaagatgcaaaatctcaacgtTTTTTGAGATCTAAGTTCAAGGACATTGATGATGCCTTAGCTTCCTTTAATCATATCATTCTTATGCGTCCTCTGCCTTCTATTGTTCAGTTTTGTCGATTTTTATCTGCCCTTGTGGGGATGAAACAATATCACACGGTCATCTCTTTGTGCAGAACAATTGAGTCTCTAGGAATCTCTCACAGTGTTTATTCTCTTTCTATATTGATTAACTGTTTCTGCCGATTACACCTTGTGAATTTTGGCTTCTCAATTTTGgggaaatttatcaaatttggatTGGAGCCCAATACTGTGACATTTACTACCTTAATTAATGGGCTCTGCATAGATGGTAAAATCAATGGAGCAGTAGATTTTTTCAATGATATGGTTACTGGAGGATATCAACCTAATGTTCATACCTACAATGTGATAGTAAATGCTCTATGTAAAGGCAACACAGCTTATTGATGAAATGGTCGATAAAGGATTCTCTGCAGATGCCACCACCTTCGAATTGGTAATACATTTATCACGCAATGACGATCTCATTCTGAGAAAACTACGAAATCGTTCCAAATGTTCTAAAGATGCAAATTTTAAGTGATATTTTAACAATCAAGGCTTGCACAACAGATGGACGAGGTATTTGTTATGTTGTGAGTTATTGCTACTTCAATATATTTCATTTGAGTACAATTACAATCCCTCTAGTAGTTACTTTCCCTTTTCAAAAGAAACTATATATTAGCACTAGATTATGATTTTAGGTTGTATATGCACATTAACATTAATGAATATGTTTGATTGCTAGATAAAAAGGACTCAAGTACTATTGGGTGAGTATGTGAATAACCTAAGATTTGTTATTGTGCCTATGCAGATAACTTTCCCTTTCTCTTGTGAGACCCTGCTACTTCCCTTATCAATGCATTTTGTGTATAGTTTCAGTGTTGGCAATTCATTTATCAACCTACCATGATGAAtttctaatttttattatattcctCAAAGCAAAACTCGCACGCTAACTGGATAATTCCTTTTATATATGTAGAATGTATAAGCATATTTGTTTTGTGCTTAATTCTATGTGCATTTGCAGGTTTTTCACCCTTTTTCCATACAGGAAATCAGTGCATGTTGTGGTTTTTATCTTGCAAGCATTTTGAGATTCCATAATCACAATTAATAATGTGCCTATTCCCTAATTTGCAACTTTCTGCATTATTTTCTGCTTGATGATGCAACTGCAAAAAGTGGAAAGTGAATTGacggaaaaaagaagaagaagaagaagaagaagaagaagaagaagatagttATGGGTCCATGGCTAGGTTTAAAGGatggaaaaacaaaaaaaaaaaaagaagggaagaGAGGGGAGGGGGGGTGCGGGGGTGGGCGTGTGTAAGCTTAAGACAGCTAGACAGTTGAAGTAGAAACATAAAAattgccatattggagtttgcttACTGTCAAAAGAAAGTGAATCTTCCAAAAAATGTTGGAATGTATTATACATAGAATTTGGGTAGTAGATACTTACATTATAGGTGTTAGTGATTTATGTTCAAATGGTTGCTAATAATGGAATGATATTTTTTGATACAATAGCAGCTTTACTTGTATTTCTATCTTATATGTTTAGCCATTGGCGTCCTGTATATTGTCATTTTATTTTCGTGAGAAGGTTGGAAATATCAAAGCTTTATATTGTTGTTATGCACATGGAGAAAAAACCCAATAGTACTGTGGCCTCATAGCACTTCCCCTTCTTGTGCAGGATCTAGCTCTTGTGCTTCAGGTGCAAGTCCTTGTTCTACCATACAAGAACAAGGAACTGCCTTTGATTTTACATATGATGGTGGTACAGATTGGGAATTCTGTGTCTTTGTAGATTGAATTGGCTTGCATGAATCGTCATGACTTAGATGTCAATAGTAGAttaaacaaatatttaattattgtctGAGTCGTGTATATATTTTGTGCTAAAGTTTAGGATTTTTGGGAGTAGGTGTTGGAGTTGCTTATCAGATACTATTCGGTTATTGAAAGCTAGTTGTTTGCTGGTGATGTCAAATATGTATTAATTGTTTAGAAGCATATGCTCATGCAAATAAAAATGGTTAATGCTTTAAATTAAACCATTTGTAATGTTGTCTTCACCCACTAATCTACAGTTGCGAGGAAGTTTGTCACACACGTTCTCTCCCAACTTGACCACTTCCAACATATTCAAGAGAACATATAATCTTTGATTACTTATGACCTCTGAAGTTTGTTGCGCGCCAGAAAATTGCTTCACTAGTCGATGATTAATGCAGCAATCTCTAGCGTTAAGAGAATTCCTGTTTGGACTTTGCTAGAAGAAGTTGCTAATATATGAACATTTTAAGATTTGTTATTGTTCCTGTGCAGATGCTTATATATGAACGTTTTAAGACTTGTTATTGTGCCTATGCAGATGCCTTTCCCATTCTCTAATGAGAACAGAACCGTGCTCCTATTACAAATGAATTATAAGTGAATTATTTAGTGCCTATGCTAATCGAAAGAAAAATGGataattcttaaaattaaattatttgtaatgttATCTAGACGCACCAACCTGCAGCTGAAAACTCTAGGCCGCTTGGGGCGGCTGGGGCCTTATGGGGCTCATGGTCAATCAGAGAAGTCTGTTTTGCTTCGCCTCTACATTTGAGATGAGTGTATTTTCTCCAATTGGTTGCTCTTGGCACGGAGGATGTGGAAAGCACGAAATGACCTGATCTTCAATGATAAACTATGGGAAACACCAAATATCATCAACAAAGCTATCCATCTGGTCAGTAGCagagttttgacactcccaattttttttattagaagtCCAAGCCACCCATTTTCACCCGACTGATGGCAACAGATAGGGTACTCGTGAAAATCACTTACTTAAATCCAAATatgattaatattttcaaaatcaaatttatcataaattcgattaaaatttattattaactgTCTAAATAAGTTCTAAACTCTATTATTATTCGAAAAATTTTagaatctatttaattttatatattttaaataataatttatataaaattttattttttattaataatttatattttaaaaattttataaaatatttaaatcttattttatttaaaataaaaatataaaatttacaaatattattataaaaaaaatatattttatatttaattaaatattaatataaactgGTTCAAATAATAAATACCTAACATGTAAAACCAAACTCGTTATGGATACTACTTTTAAACTTGAATTCTTCCTAAACCCAACCATATATTATCTAAATATGTTTTATTAGGGTTTAGTTGAATCAAATATCCACAAAAATCAATCCAATTGATCTCTATATGAACCttcttaatataaaatatatatatatcaaagggAACAAATTGGGACAAAACCTCCGGGTTTCTTTGAGCCAAAAAAAAAGAGTAAGGGGAGCAGGGAATTTCCAGCAAAGATCAATACCTTTATTTGTCCAAAAATCcatcaaacttttttttttattttattttctccaatCAATTTCTTGCTACCTTCACATTCTCCGGTTCAATCTTGATTCGGTTTCGGTATGATTTCGATTAAATTCTTAATAAAAAATAACAACTGAACTCTaatctcaaaataaaattatatttgataTGATTCTATCGATTTCGTATGATTCTTCAGTTTAGTTCAAATCCCTAAGAACCATGCACGGCTATATACTAATATAGTTGCATCAGTTTTTAATTATAAACCAATAGTTGACAAACCATAGTCAATAATTTGATGAATTAAGTTACATTCAACAACTATCGGAAGAATTGGAATCAAAGCTAAttcatatatgtgtatatatatatatatatatatatatatatatatatatatatatatatatatatatatatagcaatcCACTCTCTGGTGGGCTTTCCAGTAAGAGAAGAAATCTTTGTGGGGGCTGCTTATGAAAAACAATCATTTCTTTCTTTAGCGGACAATATAAATGCAGAATGTATAAGTGTGAtaacaaaaaaaggaaaaaaaaactaTAGCAATCAAATTCATTTTAATGCATTTTAGATTATAGTTAGCTTAGGGAAATGCACATCACCATCTCTTATTGTGAAAGTTGGAGAGCTAAAGgctagtgtaacaccccaaaattttaaattttatgagcatttttggtattttaattttatttaaattttaggaatttttttgagatttttcggattttaaaaatcgggttcgattttccgaaaatataaactttgatgaattttaaaaattaatttaaagaccacgtgacaaaactaaaaatatatttggagtctacgtatttttctgagttttctgaaattttttcggaatttttggacctcgttttcggtcccgaggcagagtaaaaattcaaaattttgtatttcgaatcgaaccggccgaatcgaaccggaccggatcggaccggtcgaatcggaccggctcccttccctttttcttccccgcgcgcgtcgttccctcttccttttctctctcttttctctctcctccctcccctgcCGCCCACCTCCCTGCCACCCGGTAGGCCGCGCGCCACCCGACCTCCCGGCCAGCGCCCGAGCCGGAAACCGCGCGCGAAttccctccctcgcgcgcgcggcgtttcggcttctccggccaaaatccggccgatccggccaccaattggaccgggtcttgtgtctaaaatcatctactcggcgagagctttccatagacaccaagaacgccgaaatccatcgagcggtttgtccaatttttgctcgggaagattttagcccatttcgaattttgggctagatttctcgaaaaccgtgaatcccacgagaaaactgagggtaccagcacgctccactcgtcgagagcttcgcggcgacataaatttcaaaattttccgacaccgtttttcgatgggtcccacgaaacttcgcagtgtttttccgagcatttaatgagcttagaaaattctgaaaaatttatgtactaacccccgtgttatgggcttcgtgtaggtatcctcaattcgcggaaattcgacagttgaccgggtttgtgaaattccggccagacagacccgttaccggaaaagtctccgaattggaccgaggttttggctagccccccattgtcagacgtcccgagcgcgtccccgaagtcggaatcggcaaaggtaaacccaaaccttgctttttcataattttctagtgcttaaataggattaaaaatccataaaatattcgtggtagcttagaaaattatgattctttttgcaatagcttagtaatattgctaaggaccgcggggcaaagttttagaatttttagagcttgtttggacagtttttgcaaaaatgatcaataataaggactaaattgaaattttacgtattgtgatggatgactgatttgatgggcccaggaggggctgtgtgatatgattgagctgtggatatatggattgtgagtatagaagtgtgttttgagcccttttgcaagttgggtaggtcctaggtataagggagactctgccggattttcggcacgacttaggacgtatttggtcttttctttgtttgtcttgagtcaaatttattaaatgattgtaataaaaattgtcaggtgagccgggacagccttcttcctccgcccagccgcctcagtgaccaccgtcaagtctgtgagtaaaatattaattttaattgtaatttcgatattattatatgttcagcatgcccatgcatcacttatatgcatatattatatagttaaactctaggtacgatttatgttgcattcataactgttaacgtgccatgaatgttgttgtggtaatttggagcagtgtgcgtgcgttggtgtgcgtgtgatgtgatgtggactatggacaggacgggtagtcacggcttgagttcttcgctgggacccgatccttcgaggggtagtcacggcttgagttcttcgctgggaccctcgatttggtttattaagcgaaagtccggcttgagttcttggcactgtgttggatttaagagagtcagataggtgatcagctcccatatattatgattgatgctacagggtgcgtgagtgctccaaattacctttttgatgttatgatgtgaaaatgttgttgatgttgcatttcactctacagggtgcattagttttagatagttatagagattatggttaaaattgatattttactctctgagtcgaacgctcactcctgttcaaaaatttttagaggccacaggaggatatttttgaggttaacctgctttctccctcgcaggtcgattactaatgtttgtataaactggttaaatcttagaatttccgcatgtgttagaaatgtttatttgatttgggtctgtaacctaaattattattttggacctgtaaacttaatattctatgcatgtttgatggattggatgagggagctgagctcccatttatttttatgctgatgagtatgtggagggtgagctgagctccccaattgagtatttattgtgtttacaggtcgggtgagtcgaaaactccccgttggaaagtccattttatggccggactctgtccgtttgatttcttgaatttgggcccaaatgggccttagagttgggttaatgaacagttaggcttactacgggccttgggggctttaggctggcccaggtcctagtgccggtccggcccataggttgggtcgtgacaaatgtggtatcagagcttaggctccagattcttagggaatgttcatctaaagtgTTGTGAAGAGTCTATtatgagtcacatgcggaaaaatagggtccacattcgtcttgcattgtcgtctttgcttctagtgtctgcttcatatattgtgttgtatatatgagtctatagagctgtgtaatgtgcagtttgaattttgtgggctaatgctgctgaatttcaggaaaatgcgtagaagcaggagagctgccactgcaccagaaccagatgtgcctgacgaggtgtcggcacaggatgaggcgcctgccccgaggaggcggggtaggaggcctagagctgctcaagtagaggagcagccacccccagtacaggatcagtcctttatggcacagggtcccatggacccaatggcagctactctagctgggttacagagaaccatcgacatgatggcgcagtatatggtccaccctccacagcagcagcagtccaccgcaccaagaggggaaccttataaacagataattaatttcaagaagttggtgcctggaacttatgatgtgtcagacgatgcatatcggtttttggattcctgcagacaggcaggaacagaattacagttgactgatagaagactgatagagtgtatgcagcatgtcatggggcctatgtctagacaatggatgaatgactacgtgttaccccgaatggagggtttgacatgggctcagtttgtgcaACTTTTTATCAATTGGttcgtgccagaaagcttcagagatcagaagcagtgggcctttgaggccttaagacagaatggcaggtctgtagatgaatatgctacagaatttctggaattgagcagatatgcccctacagcagtagctacagaaactatgaaggtgaagaggttcctaaaggggcttgacaggaggtatgcgaacctggccatgatgtctgatcagtcttttgatgtggtggttgatcgagccagacagattgagattagttatgctgtggatgacagcggaagggcaaagaaaaacagagcagagggttcttcaggtgttccacaCATGGGTACTGCGgacagtggtggccaaactaattacagaggaagaagcagaaataagagaagtggtttcagacacaaatcccgaggattcagaccagggtatggaTCCAGTAGTGGTAACAGTTCAGGGTACAGCGATTAGCAGtgcagttcaggatcctccttggcaccttgtgcacagtgtggaagaggacattcaggaccttgtatgatgggttcaggagtatgcttcaggtgtggccaaccaggtcactttgctagggaatgccccgtgttcagtgagccacagatggggtcacaaggttctgttgcaaatgttcctcgacaattgtatccgggtgcttccaacatggcaggcagtcagttcagtggccaacagggccgaggacaagggggacgtggatttggaggcagatcaggaggtagaagtcagtatcagggttctgccactcagggtaggggtcaagctcgggttttcaccctgacccaccaggatgctcaagcttcaaatgcagttgtggcaggtattcttctggtctgttcctatgaggctcgtgttttgatagatccaggtgctacgcactcatttgtctcccctgtgtttgccatgaggttgggtagaaaccctacaactttagaatgccctttgtcggtagctaccccacttagtgacaacatagatgtagatatggtttttctgggtagcccagtagtagtggatggaaagatcctcccagcagacttggttcctctaccagtaatggactttgatgtaattttggggatggattggttggcaactcattatgccaccttagactgcaggaacaaaaaggtgtatttccacatacctggtgtggaagagtttagccttgatggtgacaggagcatagctccatataacttggtgtcagcaattagtgccagaaaaatgttgaggcgtggatgccaagggtatttggcattggtgagagatacatctgtagaaggtgtcagcatggaaaatgttcctgttgtcagagaatttatggatgtcttcccagaggagcttccagggttgccaccaggaagggaaatagagttctgcattgatgttgttccgggtacgaaccccatatcgatgccaccttacaggatggcaccagcagaattgaaggagctaaaggagcaactacaggagcttttgggcAAGGGTTTTATacatccgagcacttcaccctggggcgctcccgttctatttgtgagaaagaaggatgggtcattgaggttgtgtattgactatagacagctgaacaaggtgactgtgaagaacaagtatccacttcctcggatcgatgatttgtttgatcagctccaaggagttagattcttttccaagatagacctgcgatcaggctaccatcagttgagaatcaggaatgaggacgtgtccaaaacggctttcaggacaagatatggtcattatgagttcttggtgatgtcttttggactcactaatgcaccagcagccttcatggacttgatgaacagggtgtttaagccatttttggaccgttttgtcatcgtattcatagatgacattttggtgtactctcggaccgaggaagaacacgtgtggcacttgaggatggtgttgcagacgttgagggagcaccagctatatgccaaattttcaaaatgtgaattttggctagaaagcatctcattcttgggacacatggtttctagtgacggcattcaagtggatcccaagaaaattgaagctgtaactgattggcttaggcctacaacagtcactgaggtgcgaagttttctgggtttagctggctactataggcgttttgtgcaagatttctccaggatagcggctcccctaactaagttgaccaggaagaatgttccattcatttggacagatgactgtgaggagagtttccagaagcttaaggagtgtctaaccactgcccctgtgttgacactacctgtgagtggtgaaggatacaccgtgtattgtgacgcctccagagttggcctagggtgtgtcttgatgcagaatggaaatgtagtggcttatgcttcaagacagctgaagaggcatgagcagaactaccccacccatgatttggaaatggcggctgtagtctttgcactgaaaatctggagacactacctgtatggtgaagtgtgcgagatatacaccgaccacaagagtttgaagtatatcttccaacagagggatttaaacttgagacaaaggagatggatggagcttctgaaagactatgattgcaccatccagtaccaccctgggaaggccaatgttgtggcagatgctttgagcaagaaatcttctggcagtttagcgcacatttcagcagagaagagaccgttgattcaggaagtacatgagttgatggatcaaggtttaatcctagatctttcagatgagggggtattgttggctcatttttcagtgaggccagacttgagggacagagttagagtttcccagcacagagaccaacaattgatgaagattatagaaagagtacagcaaggtgaaggtggtgagttt encodes:
- the LOC110653040 gene encoding putative pentatricopeptide repeat-containing protein At1g12700, mitochondrial, which translates into the protein MSARRIFTSAGRFFHFQLQMEMGIIQSPSLLFANYFHSSTSMHVPKDAKSQRFLRSKFKDIDDALASFNHIILMRPLPSIVQFCRFLSALVGMKQYHTVISLCRTIESLGISHSVYSLSILINCFCRLHLVNFGFSILGKFIKFGLEPNTVTFTTLINGLCIDGKINGAVDFFNDMVTGGYQPNVHTYNVIVNALCKGNTAY
- the LOC131172033 gene encoding uncharacterized protein LOC131172033 — translated: MRRSRRAATAPEPDVPDEVSAQDEAPAPRRRGRRPRAAQVEEQPPPVQDQSFMAQGPMDPMAATLAGLQRTIDMMAQYMVHPPQQQQSTAPRGEPYKQIINFKKLVPGTYDVSDDAYRFLDSCRQAGTELQLTDRRLIECMQHVMGPMSRQWMNDYVLPRMEGLTWAQFVQLFINWFVPESFRDQKQWAFEALRQNGRSVDEYATEFLELSRYAPTAVATETMKVKRFLKGLDRRYANLAMMSDQSFDVVVDRARQIEISYAVDDSGRAKKNRAEGSSGVPHMGTADSGGQTNYRGRSRNKRSGFRHKSRGFRPGYGSSSGNSSGYSD